From the Porites lutea chromosome 5, jaPorLute2.1, whole genome shotgun sequence genome, the window TTCGTGTTTTGCAAAGTAATTCGTGTGAAAGTGTAAGACAGTCACCTGGTAACAGAAAATTTAGAAAGACTGACAACCGAAAGCCTCTGCGAAGCCTGATGATCTTGTTAATTTTTATGTTAGATCTGTAAAAAACATCGCTGATCAGTCCGaatatagactgcgagcagtctcttatttttctttgcaaagttactgcacgcgaaacctaagCTCAATCGTCGTTATTTGCAagcgcgctggatgagataagaactagacggagtTTAAGAGAAAATGTGGACTTCAAGCAGTCTAGTCCGAATATTATAACCAGTGCTAAGGGAGGAAATACTGCAATACTTATCAAACAGAGGGTGTTAAGTATTTTACAACTGTAAAGTCTCATTTTATATCGGTTAGCTAAGCTACAATCGTcgacagaataaaatggaaaagCAGACCGCCTTTCCCCCGAAATCAAGGAAGCGGTGCGAAAGCCAAACCGTGCCATTTctccatccttgatttggggggaagacggggggggggggggaggactgGGGGCTGGGGTCTTCGAGGCCACACCCTTTTTCAGGTCGGTGGgagtgaaatgttttttctcTTAGTGGACCTTGGCCCTGGCTTTAATTACAAAGCTTTAGATTGAATTACGAAACTGTAAAGCCAACTACGTCTGTTTTGAACCAAATAAAGCGGGTTTAATGAGGGTTTAATACATTCCTGGTAGTATGCCAAAGATTAATTCCGTTAAAAGTATTATTACTTATTATCAAGGTTAGCTTTACAGACAACATTTATTATTCAGACTCTAAGTATGTCTTGGAATGTTTTTCATACTTAATAAATACATATCACTTTTTCCTGTTCTTGTGTTTCGACGGAagtattttctgaatttttcaggAGGGTGCATGGGGAGCAACGTTTAAATAAGCGTGAAAGACTACTTGATTTATTGACATTACGTACTTTACTGCCGTCACCCCAGCTTTGCTCACGTTTCTgacacgtttttgtttttgcttctttttggtCTCAACGGACATTTCCCACTTTTGTAAATAAAAGGCCCTGGAGTTGTGATTGACTCCCAAGATAacgggtggggggtgggggaagttCCCATCTCCCTTGCTAACGTGAAGGAACCTCCATCAAAATGTTCTCCAAAGATCCTTCTGATAGACAGAATTTCAGACCGAATTCCAACGGCCTGCGTAGGTGGCGGTTGTGCCTCGCATGCGAGCAAATGATCTGCGAATTGGCGAGGGCGTGTGCGAACAAATGTAACCTCAAATGAGCGGGTTTTGCGCCTCATTCTCCTCGCGGCTTCGGCGCTCGTTCGTGCTCCCGTCCGATTGCCCTTCCCCAACAAAGCCGTGAGCTACGAAGGCTAGAATTTCAACGACCCGTAACCGTTGAGTTTGTTTTTAGATTGTGAAGCTTGCCGCTCCAAACAAGGCGACTGCCCAGCTCACAAAGCACTGACAAGAAAACTGGTGATACCTGGACAGAAACAGCCAGTCAAGTTTAGTTACGCCATAGCTTCATTTCCGGAGGAAGTGCAGTTGTGTGTATCGAGCATTCCTGGAGCGGGATGCGGAGTCTGCGCCAAGCAGCATATTCCCGTGGGCACATGGATTGGTCCGTATGAGGGAAAACATGTCAAATGTGATGACGTCAAACCCAACACTGATACGTCATACATGTGGGAGGTACACTAGAACGTTCTGTCGTTTGATAAATATTTGGCATTAACCGTTTAACTCCCAAAAGTTGCCAAAGTCAAAATttgaccaaatttccaaatttcatttgtCGAATGCCGAAAAAACAAGTAATAACATGTGATGGTACTCAATCTGAACTCACGCCACACTACACATCTTAACTGCAGACTGAAAAGTTAGAACGACCTTTCAACTCTCCATCTTTCACTCCGGAGGGAAAGGGTTAAAAGTAGCTTTGTGTAGATGGCGATACTGATTTACCGAGTGCATTATCACGAGGGGCTTGTGCAAATTGAGATATAGTCATTTAGATCACTCTCTGGTACAAGGCGAAACAGCCCCGGGGAAACAATCCTGCCTGCAATACCATCTCCAAGGCATGAATACTCCATAATCAACGGTTTTCAATTAATATTTCATTCCAAATAACTCATGTTGACTTGCGTGTATTCTCAgatctttttttgcaaattatgAACGACTGGAACAACTCCTTCTTAATAGTGCTTTGTTGCACCCGTGTCTTAACCCTTCACTCCAATGGCCATCCCTCCCTTTGTCTTTTTCGTTTAGCGTCAAATGCGTCTCCTGATTTTCCGGTCGGTTGGTCGGATGAAAGAACAAAccttaaaaaaagagaacaaaatcacaaaaaatcGGTGAATAGGAGGCCTGAAACCCCAGCATCATTGTCGTGGAACCTGGAAACAACAAGACAAGGTCACGACTGATCCacacaaactcaatatggcggaaattaatgaaaatatgATGGTCGATGTCATTATggtaaaaagcaaaaaggagATACTCTACCGAACCTTCTATGCCTGGAAATTCTGTTAGAATggtcatttttcagattaaaagaattgaTTAAGGTAAAAAGGTTTAACtatgtcgtttttttttctttgaaaatgccCAAAATTTGGCTCGGTCGGACGATGCTAAACGGAGAAAACGGGGGATGGTTTAACAGTCACCATTGaaacttacacattttttttttttgtaacatcCTAAAAAATAAATAGTACTACGCTAAGACACTACCAAAGATGTTTCACTAGAAGGTTAGCTTcgtaggatttcgtccacataTGTAAAAGTTAGTATGAAAAATCATCTCACCATCAGGACTCGATCTATGAAAGAAAGGGTTAGAATTTATGTCGTATTAACTTTCTTAACGGTAatatattatttatatatttgcaCCCTTTCCTTAAAGATTTATCAAGATGGCAAACTTTCTCACTACCTCGACGCGAGTGACGAAAATACATCGAGCTGGATGCGCTTCATCCGCTGCGCGCGCTACAGAGAAGAACAAAACCTTTTCTCATTCCAATACTGCGGTAACATTTACTACAGGGCGTTCAGGGAGATTTCCGTGGGGGCTGAACTTCTCGTATGGTATGATGAAAAATATCCTCAGGATATGGGAATACCGCTGGAAGTGCAAGATATGGCGCTAGTAGATCCCAACGGTATGTCAAAACAGTGACGAAGCAACTTAGTTTAGGTAATtcaaagcattgttttcagaaACTATATGTAGTGATTGTTACTAGTTCACTTGTTGTGAGAATGCCCACTGCTTCAAGGTTGCAAACTTGATTGGTAAATACAAAGCAACAAAAGAACACCCCTTGAACCCATCTACCTCAATTACAGGCTCATTTTTCACAGATGATAGATAGAGCTTTGCACAAAAATATGATATTTTCTCTCCCGGCTTAGTTGGTTAATGTGCGGCTTTCTGTGCAAAAGGTCGCAGATCGATTCCCAGATGTAACCTCAATCCTTGCCTCCTCTTACCACACCTTTTATTCCTTTCCGTGTTGGGAGCTTTAAACTGATATCTTTCATACGGAGCGCTGATGGGAAGAGGGGGTATAACGAGCGCGCCGCACAAATTCGTTGGCCTCAGGTTTGTTGGTCCCAGACGATGACCATTTCGAGCTGCTAACGTAAAATAAGGACCCCTTGCCTTgacctttttttgttatatataGAAAGGAATTCGCGGTGTTAGAATGAAGAATCGGTCAGCTTAATTGTTTCATATACATCAGGCACTGATCTGAGCCTTGAGGGACGTAAAAGAGCCTCCAGGAGCATAACAATATCTCGCAGTGACAACCCCTTACGGCTATTCTTCGTGGAAGTGGGGGTGAGTAGGGGCCGCATTTCGTATGGAACCTGTAAGCCCTATTCGTACCCATCCCCTCTGAGTGGGCATATCTGTGCCCAGTTTGTTACACGTGGTACTTTTCATTTACATTGCATTTTTAAACCAAGAGATATCTTACCCTCTCGAGCTGATATCGAAAACGTTTTCCCCCATCTTCTAGGTACCAGACTCCTGCAAGAGGTGCTAGCAGCTCAAGGCCAAATTCAACCAACAGACAAATCAAACGAAGCACCAAAATTTTCCACGCCCGTCTCCACTCAGCCAGCAGTTACCTCGCACACTCCTTCCAAGAAAACGTCCCGGAAGTCACCTGTATCACGTGACATGATACCCAATAACAATCACATTTCATGGTACCAGAAGATTCCTAGTCCTGTTGTTTCGAACATCAGGCCTCCCTCGGGCGACAGTTCAGTCCGCGCTGAGAGAACTCGGCACATTTCGGATCCTGTTATTGCTTTAAAGGAAGAGCGCATTCTGGTTGAAGATTGCGACGACAATAAAAGATTCAAGCTGTCGCCGGAGAGCAGCGAGATGAGCTTGATGAAATGCGGTCAATGTAACCAGTCATTTGCTCAGAAAAACATGCTCCAGGTCCACGTGTGTCCGCACATTCCAAGAAGGCCATACAAGTGCAATTACTGTTCAGAGTCGTTTTCTTTCCCCAACGAACTACGCACGCATGTTGTCACTCACGCTAGCGATAAGCCATTTAAATGCGGTTATTGCTCGCGCACATTTGCTGGAGCGACAACGCTGAACAATCACATTCGTACTCACACGGGTGAAAGGCCATTCCTCTGTGAAAAATGCGGCAAAACATTTACACAGGCATCCCAACTAAGCAAACATCAACGAATTCCACACGAGTGCGCACATTAATCCCTGGGTcaatgaatatatatatatcgaaAGTTTTTAATTGAATTACCACACCACAAAATTTGCTCCACAGAGTCAAAATTTTCAGTATCTTGTTTAGCTTATAACCCTTTCATTCCTAATAGAGGCCAAGGAAAAGattcatattttcttttgtaaaatcctaTAAAGTAAATAGCACAGTGCAAAAGTCctaccaaagaggtttcatttgaatggaaaCACGagaggatttcatccacagatttaaAAATTAGCGTGATGAATTATCTCGCATTACATTATCTAGGAGTGAAGGGTTAAACAATCTCCGGTTTTAGTACTCCTGGATAGGTTCGGATTGAATGGCCAAACCCAAGGACTGGGACCACAGACTCCAAAGTTTAACCTAGACTCTTCCACATTTCGACTCTGGGACTGTAGGGGTTAAATCTAGTCATCTAATTACGATCTCATATATTTTACTTGactattgctggtttgcacgaaACGTCAGGGAGGCAATGTAGGTGGTTAAGAATCAAAGCATTACTCTCCCctgggaactaaactccattttcatgtaaattcttagagaaaaattctattgttttgaccCCCAGCATGGctgccttgtcacgtggttgcaaaccaagaatagaATGTATTCATAAATGACTACTGGTGTGTACTTACTCGCCAGATTTTAGTTGTGTAGTATTATAGATAAACTAAAGCTATGCTCCGGTAGATACCTCGATCATTCCAAGAAAATTGTCGAAAAACATACTTTCCTAATTGCTGAATACTGACGAAtcggttcgaatcccatctggggctcacattttttctgtgtcctcttatggttgattctttacatctccctttatttcctttaaaataCTAGTATCAGTGGCATAGACTGAcgatattattttaaaattaaaaaacacgAGCCATAAGGAGTCTTTTGCGTCTTCACAAATAACTGTATTCCTTAAACAACTTCAAAGAGAATACTTTTGATCTTGTTTTTGATCGTTTGTCATTGAGCTTCTTTCGTGCATTTTTAAGGCATTGAAAATCAATGTTTGTTTGCAGTagcaaaaaattattcaattatTTCTAGCTAATTTGAATAGGTAGAAATCATGTGTTAAGAGTCAAGTTCTACCGGAGCCTAGCCTATGACGTCGACTTCGTTAGAAGTTTTGCGCTCACAATATAAACTTAAAGTTAGTTATGGAGCTGTTTTTGAGTCAAAAGCTAATCAATGAGCAATACACTGATACATGTGCCTTCATGCGCAAAACGCTTACATAGAATTCACGATTGGCCTGGGTTCTGTTCTCCaacagagcgttttcacatgacgttacCTGGTCCGCCATACTGGTGTCCGAAAACAATGTTCACAACCAATCCTGCGTTCTTACGTAAAAACTTTCTCGTGAtttccaataaatttgcgtAACCGTTTTAGAACCGTTGTACAGAATAATTTGACATGGTCTCACTTGGTGATCCAGTTTGTGTTTGTGCACATTAAAGGAGTAGTTAGGTTGCTAAGCAACGTAACCAACAGTCTACGTAAGACTATTTTTCCATGTCATTCCATGAATAACctttaaaaattataaacatTTGCTACCTTAAGCTGAAGGTCATACTTTAACATAGGCAATAGGCTATTTTCATGATTTAAAGCAGTCTCCTTTCGAAGCCGTTGAAATTAAAAGATTGCGTCGACACCTAATACATGAATGAAATGATGTTTGTGTAGGAGACTGCTAGTTTCAAAATCTGTGAATATGAGGGACTTCTTCTTTGCTTTCATTTTCCCTTGTGTTCATTTCACAATTCAATGACGAATGGTGTCTTCCGCCAGAAATAATAATCAACTATTTTCATAACTACAGACGCCGTTTTAGGCGTGTATATGTAAAgaattttttagtaaaataacTTCTTAATTGAAAATAAAGTATTGAAACCCTATTcgtattgacattttttcaatcaGTAAAGATCAGTTAAAACTCAGAGCGTCAAAATTAGTAAAGGCACTTGGGTTAAACTTGAAAACAACCTTCCTAGTCTCTAACACAATGGTGTAAAAATGGGGAAAACCAGGGCTGCTTACCATTTTCAAAAACCACCCAGatgaaaatctttaaaataaaactaaaaaattttAGAAGCAGGGAGAATGTCCCGCTACAAAGTATGTCTAAATATATACtcaaaagagcaaaaaaaattgcGATTTCATCTTCTGAAATCACAGcccataccgtaaaattccgaaaataagcccctccatgtataagcccctccaaatataagccccccaaaacagtaatgcaaaaaaccctccgttaaatcgctcCTCCGAATATAAACCCCCGGAAGGCTTGTACGTGAAATTTGCCctagaatacaaagtaaaacaaagcaaaaatggtaaatttcctttccactGCAAGCTAGCCCAAACGATTTTATAACGCAAACTTCCCTCCGtccataagcccctccgaatatatgCCCCTCCGTccataagcccctcaaaaagggcctttgaaaaatataagcccctgggcttattttcggaattttacggtatttcctGAAGCTTCCCAAACGGAATGGGGCGTGTAAACAGCGGTTTACTATTACTTAGATCTGGGTTAGTTAAAAGTGAGAGCGGGAGCAAAGAATGTTGTGACTGAGTGTTCGGCAGCCATGAATAAACCGGTTGCTTTTTAAGCCTTTGTGACGGATCTTCTTTATTACAGGGCGTAccatcaggagccgattactcggCTCCTGgtaccatttgattttccatcCGGGATTTTCGGCTTTTCCATGTAAATGGCAATTACCCCAGGTGTCCATAACTCCCATTTTTAACCCATGCGTTTACACAGATCAGTTTGGTTTTAGAATAATTttggagtgttttttttttaccacgaAAATGGAAGTACCTTCCCATATGTGTGCGTATCCATATTTAGTACATGTATAGTACAATGATGAGTAGATGCTACTAAAACATCATAAATACTATTTTCTAGTCTACAATTTTTGCTGCCTGATCTGGAAGACTTTTATGATACACAAAATTCGCGGGAAAAtcgatctaaaaataaactgctcTGTAAGAACGCCGCTGCATGGGTACAACAGAGTCGCTCAGTGTCCCCGACCGCTGGGAAAACCTTTCTTCCTCCGCTAGTGCTGCACCGCTGGTCAAGTTACATGTGGTAACAACCAACAttgggaaggggggaggggggggggggggagtgggggttTGATTCGTGGAACAGATTTTGTTCCTCAAGATATGTCGTAATGGCAAAGATTCTACCGCAGATCATAACGTGACTTTTAAGGTTTTAGTGCACAGtcaaacctctccacaacggccacttcgaggaaagaagaaaatggctgttgtagagaggtttaaacaagagtcaatgtatggactgttcgccaaaaaaagtggctgttgtagagaggtggctgttagtggaggttcgactgtaactAAACTGAAACTAAATCACAACCAGGTTTCATTAAAACTTTAAACAAACGCCATGGGAATAATTAAGCAGACTCCAATGGCAATGTTTTCTGCATACTTGTtagtttatttatcattgacgAAAGTATTTGGTGCCATGCACGTGACAGTTAAAGCAAATGTAAAGATTTGCAACAAGTAGTAATCAAGAAACTTAATTACTAGTCATTGTATATATGAGTTTTTCCCCACGCGTGAGGTCAAGGTGGCTGAATATTGGCCAAGTGCACTTGTGCGCTTTTCGTGGACCAACACGAAGTTGAAGGCGATAAAAATGGAAGAacaatacaaagcaaaaaaaggcCAATAACCAGCCATTTTGACCGTACCCCTTCTAGAGAGGGTTCGATTATCGTAAGCGACCACTGACTCCTCCCATTTTGGGTGGTCGTCTAATATTTAGGATTCTAGGAAACtgaccacccacccctcccttaagtcaacattatcacttacttctcacttagggcaaaatgttggcttaggggaggggtaaggtgggcagtttcccagaaacctaaattgatcctgAAGTTCGACCGTGTAGGGGTTCGTTTTTCGGGGTTTTACTGATACACCTTTGGTATATTAgcctgatttagcaacagaacgggaacgtcatttgacgacggggaAGCGCGGAgtaaggactaaactcgacttccggtacCCAGTTTGCCGTTCCACCATTGGTCAACCCAGTTGTtcgatttgcgcgcgccgttgTCAACTGTCGTTCCCGTTCATTTGCTAAATCAGCTGAATTAGTGCTAGCCCGTGCCTTGCAGAGGTCCTGTCAGGGCTTGCTATCCGCGAAGAAAACCGAAAAAGCTTATCGCTGATTAGAAATACACAGATCTAGCTAGTACTTTCATTAACCATACAATGGTATGGCCCTCTGTTTTAATAACGTGACTCGAACCAATATTTTTGTAGTAATACCTTTTACCTTTAAACCACTTATATGTAATCAGCTTGGTCTTCATTGAAATTCCATTATAACACAAGGATTACACATCGATTGAGCTTTGAATGAATGGAAATTCAGCCCTTGTTCGCGGTTTCTCTAAAAACGCTCTACGCTACGTATACTTTGGGTTCTTGCCTTCGGTTCTGCGAGGTTTCAAAAAATCTAAGGTCAGGATTTGGAAGGTATGCCAACAAAAATAATTGGTCGCGTCACGTTAAGTTACATTACGTATTAAATCTTAGATTATCAACCACATTGTATTCATGATCGTTATTAGGAGTCTTGTACATTTAATACCTTTATATTCAGGAatatattttgctttctgtCTCTGTGAGAAAGAAAGCATGTACGttcgaaacaaaaaaatatattattactGAAATTTAACTTAAAACATATTAAGtgctttgtttcgttttttttcaGTCCTCTTTCCGACACATAAGTAAAGTTGGAAACATATATtagaacaaaatgaattacaattGTAGCTATTTTCccgataaaataaaaataaggaaTTCATTTGTTCAGGCCTTTTAGCGGTTATCAGCAGGCTTTTTAAACGCCGCTTGTCCAGCCGTTTCAACGGCTCGCTGTTAGCAACGTTTTGAATTTCACGTGTGGTCACAAATTTTTGTTACATTATTACATTATTGTTACATTGCACCGTCGAGTTTAGTAGTCCAATTTCGAGTTCGCTATAAGCCGTGGATAAAAGAAtagaagacgcattttttacaagcttagcctccatctgaggtgaaaatatttacaaattccaacgagaagaagacctgtttattactctgtctatcgtgtattttcaaatttcaaacacttacttgtcggaatttgtgaatattttactttatgtcgAGACTAATCTGTATGAATGTGACGTCAaagtttgtattcagcggtaatttttaattggaAAGTGGACTGTTCATTTCTAAATACCACATTTGGTCATTGACGATCATTGACAAGCATAATTAACATTTAACTGTTGTGTGCATTATAATTGTCTTTTTATATGAATAAGTTGATGAAAAGAATCTGTTTTAGCAATAAATTAATCAAAATAAATTTAGATGATAAACACATTTAAACTATCTTTTGAACTCGTCTCTTAAACTTCCAGACTGTGTTACTTCCTATATCAGCGACAAACACTGAAGCACCATGGGAATCTGACGTCACATCGTGAGGCTCTGAAAAACCCTGAAGAAGAAAGAAATAGTCGTGAAAAGATCataaaagattaaatttaaaaaaaagaaaaaaagcatatttt encodes:
- the LOC140936393 gene encoding putative histone-lysine N-methyltransferase PRDM6; this encodes MARNGVVFSSQFPAKSTPSYHTNANTSHRRFTFTYDDLYNCLYRHNEPQLIDIEVFKGQRKASQNDGKDTQKEVLNCEACRSKQGDCPAHKALTRKLVIPGQKQPVKFSYAIASFPEEVQLCVSSIPGAGCGVCAKQHIPVGTWIGPYEGKHVKCDDVKPNTDTSYMWEIYQDGKLSHYLDASDENTSSWMRFIRCARYREEQNLFSFQYCGNIYYRAFREISVGAELLVWYDEKYPQDMGIPLEVQDMALVDPNGTRLLQEVLAAQGQIQPTDKSNEAPKFSTPVSTQPAVTSHTPSKKTSRKSPVSRDMIPNNNHISWYQKIPSPVVSNIRPPSGDSSVRAERTRHISDPVIALKEERILVEDCDDNKRFKLSPESSEMSLMKCGQCNQSFAQKNMLQVHVCPHIPRRPYKCNYCSESFSFPNELRTHVVTHASDKPFKCGYCSRTFAGATTLNNHIRTHTGERPFLCEKCGKTFTQASQLSKHQRIPHECAH